Sequence from the Panicum virgatum strain AP13 chromosome 5N, P.virgatum_v5, whole genome shotgun sequence genome:
TGGACGCAGGGAAGTGAAGGCGGACTGCGTATTGGAACTTGCCTCCCTCTGGGGAGACCAGGACAAcccccgcccccgcgccggGTCCCATGACTGACCCGTCGAAGTAGAGGGTCCAGTACTCGTGAGAGATTTTTGGGGTCGGGGTTTGAACTTCCgtccactcggcgatgaagtcgGCCAGAGCCTGAGACTTTATCGCCGTGCGCAGCACGAACTTGACGTCATAGCCCATCATCTCGACTGCCCATTTAGAAATCCGCCCCACGGCGTCGCGGTTGCGAACAACTTCACAGAGTGGGAACGAGGTGACGACCGACACCTCGAGCTCGGTGAAGTAGTGTTGCAGCTTCTTGGCCGCCATGAGGATGGCGTAAAGAAGTTTCTGTGTTTGCGGGTACCGCGACTTGGTGTCAGTCAGTACTTCGCTGACAAAGTACACGGGGCGTTGGACTTTGAGGGCGTGTCTTGGCTCCTCCCTTTCAACTACCAGAGCGGCGCTGACCACATGGTTGGTGGCTGCTAAGTAAAGTAAAAGGGGCTCACAAGGATCCGGTGCCATGAGCACCGGTGGGGAGGATAAGAGGGTCTTGAGGTGGTCGAGGGCCGCCTGTGCCTCCTCTGTCCAGACAAAGGTGTTGGATTTCTTGAGGAGCTTGTACAGCGGCAGGCCTCGCTCTCCCAGCCAGGCAATGAACCGACTGAGCGCTGCTAGGCACTCGGTTAACCTCTGGACGCCCTTGATGCTGCGGATGGGACCCATGTTGGTGATAGCCGCGATCTTGTCGCGGTTGGCTTCAATGCCACGCTCGGACACCATGTACCCGAGAAGTTTGCTCTTAGGCACACCGAATGTGCATTTCTCGGGGTTCAGCTTGATGTTGAACCTCTTGAGATTTGCGAACGTGGCGCTCAGGGGGGCGACTAGGTCGTCCGCGTGCAGCGTCTTGATGACGATGTCGCCAACGTAGACCGCGACCATCGCTCGAGGCGGATCTGGATAGTCGGGATCGATCGGCGAGTCAATCTGGTCGGAGAAGCAGGCTTGCATGCATCGTTGGTATGTTGCCCCTGCGTTCTTGAGACCGAACGGCATCGACACGTAGCAGTATGAGCCGAACAGCGTGATGAAGGATGTCACGAGCTGGTCGGATTCCTTCATCGCTATCTGGTGATAGCCCGAGTAAGCGTCTAGAAAGGATAAGATCTCGCATCCAGTGGTGGAGTCGATTATCTGATCTATTCTAGGCAAAGGAAAAGGGTCTTTGGGGCAAGCCTTATTCAGGCTGgtgtaatcgacacacatcaTCCATTGACcagttttcttttttaaaagaaCTAGGTTAGAGAGCCAGTCGGAGTGATAGACTTCTTTTATGAAGCCAGCGGCTAACAGCTTAGCAATTTCTTCTCTTATGGCTCTACGCCTTTCGTCGTCGAAGCGGCGCATGCGTTGCTGGACGGGCTTGGATCCCGGCAAAATGCGGAgctcgtgctcggcgacctcccttgggAAGCCCGGCATGTCAGATGGCTTCCAGGCAAAAGTGTCCTTGTTGTCGCGGAGCAAGTCGACGAGCGCGTGTTCCTATTTGGTCGACAGCTGGGAGCCGACCCGCACCATCTTGGTTGGATCCGCGTCGTCGACCGCGACCGACTTGGTCTCATCGGTTGAGACGAAGGCCGGTGCCTGGATGGGTTTGCCAAGGTCAGGACGACACTCGGCAGTGGTGGCGTGAAACTGGCCGAGCTCAGCCGAGTTCGCCGCAGTGGTGGCGAGATCATAGTACTCGCGGCTGCTGACGTAGGCCTTCTTGAAGGAGCCGCTCACCGTGATGACTCCACTTTGGCCTGGCAGCTTGAGCTTggggtaggtgtagttgggcactgccatgaacttggcgtaggcggGGCGCCCGAGAATGGCATGGTACGCCCCCTTCCAGTCCACCACCTCGAACGTGAGGGTCTCAGTGCGGAAGTTGGTTTTGTtgccgaacgtgaccggcaaatTGATGTTGCCGACCGGGTACGCCTTCATGCCTGGCAAGATGCCTTAGAAGGGGAAAAGAGAGGCCCGCAGGCAGGCTCGTGGGATCCCCATGGCCTCCAGGGTGTCGATGTATAGGATGTTAAGGCTGCTGCCCCCGTCCATCAGCACCTTGGACAGGCACATGTTGCTGACGACGGGGTCGACGATGAGAGGGTAGCTCCTAGGTCGAGGGATGCTGGCCGGATGGTCATCCTGATCGAAGATGATGGGTGTGGACGCCCACTTTAACTTTCTGGGAATAGAACTGGCGGCGGCACATACCTCGCGGAGCCGCACCTTTTGCAGTCACCGGGAACATTcgtcctccaggccgccgatgACGACCAAGCACCGGTTCACGTCCGGGAATACTCCTTCCGCCGGCTTCTCCTTGTCCTGGTCGACGTCGGGCCATTTgccgcggccgtcgccgtcggtctTGGCTGTCCTACGGAGGAGGCGCTTCATCATATCACAATCCTTGAACTTGTGGTTCACCGGATAGCCATGGTTGGTGCATGGCTTCTCCAGGAGCTGGTTGATGTGGTCGTTTCTAAGGGGGCGCTGATCTTGTCGTTCAGTCGCCGCGACCTCGCCAGCGGTGGGAGGCCGGCGATTCTTCTTGTTTTTCCTGTCCTCGCGGCTTGAGGAAGGCCTGTCGCGGTCATGTCGCTTCGCCTTCGCCGCATGCTGGTCGCACTCGAAGACGGCCCCGACTGCCTCCTCGCCGAAACCATGGCTGGTGGCGATCTCCAGGAGCTCATGCGTGGTGCACGGCTTCTGGCACCCCAGTTTGTGGACCAGGGTCTTGCAGTGCGTCCCGCTGAGGAACGCGCTGATGACGTCGGCGTCGACGACGCCCGGGAGTGAGTTGCACTGCTTTGAGAAGCGACGGATGTAGTCACGCAAGGACTCGCCGAGCTCCTGCTGGCAGTTCTTGAGATCCCAAGAATTGCCAGGGCACACATATGTTCCTTGAAAGTTGCCGATGAACACCTTCCGGAGGTCTGCCCAGCTGCTGATGGAGTCGGCGGGCAAGAACTCCAGCCAGGCACGGACGTTCTTTCCCAAGCATATTGGGAGATACTGGATGATGAAGTGGTCATCGCTTGCTCCTCCGGCCAGGCATGCAAGCCGATAGTCCTCCAGCCACACACCGGGGTTCGTATCCCCAGTATATTTCACGACGTTTGCCGGCGGCCGAAAATGTTGGGGGAAAGGCGCCCCACGAATCGCCCTAGAAAAAGCGTTTGGTCCGGTGGGGTCCGGGCTCGGACTCCGGTCGCGATCCACGTCAGGGTCGCAGGGGCGTCCCCCTAGCTGGAGCGGTGATCGCTCCGGGTTGGGCGCGTATGCCCGCGCATCCTCTGCTCGAGCGGCCGCGCGATCGACGTCGGCGTGGTGCCTCGCCTGCTGCCGGCCTTGGATCACGCTACGCGAGTCGTAGTTGGGACCGACGCGGTCGTGAATTAGTGGCCTCGGTGGGAGAGGAGCGGACGCCGCCGCTGGGGCTGGCGCGCCGCCCACATTGGCCTGCTGCCTCGGCGGGGGGTGCTGTACCTCGGATGGTTCCCGCCCACGGTGGCTTGCGCCGCCAGCGGGACACGAGGCAGCGACCTGTCGGCGGTGCAGCGAGGAGCTCTCCGCTTGCTGGACGGCGGCGAATTCCACCAGGTTTCTCACCTAGCAGTGAAGGTTCCTTTGGGCCGGATCCTCCGGCTCCGGCAGTGTCTGCAGGAGGATCGCAGCCGCCGCAATGTTCTGGCCTGCACGGACCTCTTGCGGGAGTTGCATACGGGCGTCGTTGATGATGTCGCGGTTGACTCCGCATGCGCGATGACATACGGAGCCCGTAGGGTTTATCCCCTTTAACCCGGAGGGAGCCCGCGGAAGCTGGTCCACGGGCGGGGGCGTCTGTTGGCGACGGCGGAGATCCCTGTCATGGGCCTGCGCGTTGGCGAGCGCTTGCTCGTGGTGGTCCAGCGGGATGTACGTCTGCTGAGGCGGCACCACCTCCGGCGGGGGGTCGTTGTCGGCCATGGCGCACAtgcacggcggcgcggatgtTCCCTCCAGGTGGTTGTCTCCCGTGCTGGAGGAATCACTTAGGGGATCCTCATAGCACAGGAGGTCGTGGATAGAGTCAGGGTAGCTCTCCGTCATGCCGACGAAACTGGGACGCGGGCTGGCACCCTTGGGCGGCCTTGTGCAGCTCCCAAGCGTAGACGCTCGCGGAGTTGTGTAAGCCAAACGGGAGCCTCCCCGAGAACGAGCGTGGTGTCGGGAGCAGAGGCCTGCCCGCGAGCTGCCGAGAGACGTTGGCCAGCGCGACGCGGCGGAGCACCGCTCGGGTTGGCTGTGATGGCCTGCGCTTCCTGATGCACCAGCGAACCGATCGCCGATGTGTCAGTTTGTGAGGCTTGGGAGGAGGAACGGGCTCCTCTGCAGCCGCCAGGGCGGCTTCCTCCTCGCCGAGGCGCAATGCATCGAGCTGGTCGGTGACGAACTCTAAACTCCCGAATCGGAAGGTCTGGGAAGGCGGAAACGGTGGAGGCGCCCACGATCCGTCGCGGGGGATCGCGGGGAACTCTAGGGAGCCGAAGCGGATCGCCTCGCCGCGGCTCGCTGCCGGAGCGGCGAATGGGGTGATCCAAACCATCCGATCGCCGAAGCAGTGAACGCACAAagcgctccccacggacggtGCCAAACTGTCGCTGTGGGAAATAGGCGATtactaaactactcgattgctcgtttgttgtgcgcttgatcagATATagtctagcacgcaaagactcgaggatttagactggttcaggccgaatgtgccctacgtccagtatggggggtggtgttcttgatctattgctctcgagcctgggtgctcaaagttcagaggggagcttacaagctgtcAAACAGTGTCGAACCTctaggagtccaaccctttcctacgttgggggctttcccttttatagtccaaggtgggtCCCCCATTTATATGTATCTAGCGTTGTGTCTTGGCATCGTCAGGGCGTCCTTAGTCCTTGTCAGTTGTCGGGACCCACTTGTTCGGTCGGGAGTGGAGAGGCTTGATCCTggtgatcttcttgggcaacgGGTTATCCAAGCGCTGTCCCATCCTTGATCAGTCGGGGAGGCCTGGTCACTCGGATGGTCGCTCGGGGGTCACCTCCGGTCTTGTCCGCCTGGACCTATGTTCCCCACCTGCAAGGCTACCTCACGCCTCCTTTGCGTAGCCCCTGCCAGTAGGACAGCTCACCCGATGAGGGGTGCCTTACCGAGGTCAGGCCGGGGCCGTCCGGTCACACTCACTGGCGTAATGGGGTAGTGCAGAGGGGCAACCATCATTACGGCAAGGGAGGCGTCGTCCGTTGACGCCCCCTCATGTACTGTCGCAGGGCCCGTGCGGGCGGCACTGTCCCTCTGGCAGAGAGTCCTGTAGCCTATTTCTACGCCGCAAGATAAGGGGAGCTGTCGTCGCGGAGCCTGCACGGAGGCCTGGCTTGACCGGCACGTCTGTCAGGGATGGCGGTTGCCTTGGAGCGCACGACCCGGGTCGTCCGGCATGGCTCTGacccggagcgcctggttgggggactgccacgtgtcccgggaggtCGGGCTCTCGGCCGCGTTGCCTTACGAGCGAAGACAGCTGCCCACACGGGTTGACGGGCCGTGTCGTGCCCGGCCCAGGGAATCCGTTGGGCTCCTTCCTCTACGAGTCAGGCCCGTCAGGGCCCCGGGTTTACACCCCCGTCACATTGCATCTGTTTTACTCTCTGGCTGAACGGATCTCTGCTGCATTGAACCCAGTGGTGAGAACAGCAGCGCAACAGCGAACCACTATAAAGGATCTTCTCAGCAGCGCGAAAAGCAGAGCAGCAGCGAGCCATGGACAGTTTAGAGATCTCTACCATGGTCGTCCTTTGCCTTTCTGTCGTCCTTCTGGTTTGTTTTACTCTCTGGCTGAACGGGTCTCTGTTGCATTGAACCCTGTGGTGAGAACAGCAGCGCAGCAGCGAGCCACTAGAAAGGATCTGCTCAGCAACGCGAAAAGCAGAGCAGCAGCGAGCCATGGACAGTTTAGAGATCTCTACCATAGTCGTCCTTTGCCTTTCTATCGTCTTTCTGGTTTGTGGTGGTACAGTGGCGGAGGCAGGAAAAAATTTAGGAGGGGCTGAAAAAAATGCTATAACGACACAACACTATTATGACACCCTTCATGGCTCCGGTGGCGatagggggggggggctagccccccccccccccgacccaCCGCTGGATCCGCCTCGGATCACGGCTGGTTATCTACGTCGATATTTGTGACGTAGGGTAGGAAATTGACCAGAACAAATGATGATGTCTTCATAACAATCACcatagtttcaaaaaaaaaaaacaatcgcCATTGGAAAAAGATAAAAggccaaaaaaaaacaagccatTCGGACTTTTCCAAGGAGGTGGAAAGACAACAGAAATACAGAATCACTTTGGACTTTATTGGGGCCACCTTAaccccttccttccttcctttaaATTTATAATGGCCCATGAAATCGGCCCACTTAAGTTGGCCCACTTTATACGGGCTGAAGATCCATCCATGTCCTAAAACCAGCCCAGTACTGACTTGGGCAAACCAGCCCAGTTGCTGATGGCTTCTCCTCTCCGTTTCTGCACAAGTTCGGAGGTacgatttttctttttgggaaCCCATAAAGAAGTTCGGAGTGAGTGTCTGGCAGAAATTTTCCCAGCATAAAGCCTAGTCGACGCAGCCATGATTCAGATTCTTCAGAGG
This genomic interval carries:
- the LOC120674462 gene encoding uncharacterized protein LOC120674462, whose product is MKAYPVGNINLPVTFGNKTNFRTETLTFEVVDWKGAYHAILGRPAYAKFMAVPNYTYPKLKLPGQSGVITVSGSFKKAYVSSREYYDLATTAANSAELGQFHATTAECRPDLGKPIQAPAFVSTDETKSVAVDDADPTKMVRVGSQLSTK